From a single Okeanomitos corallinicola TIOX110 genomic region:
- the lepA gene encoding translation elongation factor 4, protein MTDVPAVRIRNFCIIAHIDHGKSTLADRLLQATGTVENRQMKEQFLDNMDLERERGITIKLQAARMNYTAKDGQQYVLNLIDTPGHVDFSYEVSRSLAACEGALLVVDASQGVEAQTLANVYLALEHDLEIIPVLNKIDLPGAEPDRVVGEIEEIIGLDCSGAILASAKEGIGIPEILEAIVERVPPAANTVDERLRALIFDSYYDSYRGVIVYFRVMDGTVKKGDRVYLMASGKEYEIDELGVLSPNQKQVEELHAGEVGYFAASIKAVADARVGDTITLSKAKAAEPLPGYTEANPMVFCGMFPIDADQFEDLREALEKLSLNDAALHYEPETSSAMGFGFRCGFLGLLHMEIVQERLEREYNLDLIITAPSVVYKVITNKGEELYIDNPSHLPAPNDRERIEEPYVKVEMITPETYVGTLMELSQTRRGVFKDMKYLTQGRTTLTYELPLAEVVTDFFDQMKSRSRGYASMEYHLIGYRENHLVKLDIMINGDPVDSLAMIVHRDKAYNVGRAMAEKLKELIPRHQFKVPIQASIGSKVIASEHIPALRKDVLAKCYGGDISRKKKLLQKQAKGKKRMKSVGTVDVPQEAFMAVLKLDQN, encoded by the coding sequence ATGACTGACGTTCCCGCAGTTCGCATTCGTAATTTCTGTATTATTGCTCACATTGACCACGGGAAATCTACTCTCGCTGATCGCTTACTACAAGCCACTGGAACTGTAGAAAACCGACAGATGAAAGAGCAGTTTCTTGACAACATGGATCTGGAACGGGAGCGCGGTATTACAATTAAGCTGCAAGCTGCCCGGATGAACTATACCGCTAAAGATGGTCAGCAATATGTTCTCAACCTAATTGATACTCCCGGACACGTGGATTTTTCCTATGAAGTGTCCCGTAGTTTGGCAGCTTGTGAAGGTGCTTTATTGGTTGTGGATGCCTCCCAAGGTGTAGAAGCCCAAACCTTGGCCAATGTGTACTTGGCACTGGAGCATGATTTAGAAATTATTCCAGTGTTAAATAAAATTGATTTACCAGGAGCAGAACCAGATCGAGTAGTTGGTGAAATTGAAGAAATTATCGGTTTAGATTGCAGTGGGGCAATTTTGGCTTCTGCTAAGGAAGGAATTGGAATTCCTGAAATTTTAGAGGCGATCGTCGAGCGAGTACCCCCAGCAGCTAATACGGTTGATGAACGCTTACGAGCATTAATTTTTGATAGTTATTATGACAGCTACCGGGGAGTAATTGTTTATTTCCGGGTGATGGATGGAACGGTTAAAAAAGGCGATCGCGTTTATTTAATGGCATCGGGTAAAGAATACGAAATTGATGAGTTAGGTGTTCTCTCTCCTAACCAGAAACAAGTAGAAGAACTCCACGCTGGAGAGGTAGGTTATTTCGCCGCATCTATTAAAGCTGTAGCTGATGCCAGGGTAGGTGATACTATCACCTTATCTAAAGCCAAAGCCGCTGAACCTTTACCTGGCTACACCGAAGCTAACCCCATGGTATTTTGTGGGATGTTTCCCATAGATGCAGATCAGTTTGAAGATTTGCGGGAAGCATTGGAAAAGTTGAGTCTTAATGATGCAGCTTTACATTATGAACCAGAAACTTCTAGCGCTATGGGTTTTGGTTTCCGTTGCGGTTTCTTGGGTTTACTGCACATGGAAATCGTCCAAGAACGCTTGGAACGAGAATATAACCTGGATTTAATTATTACCGCCCCTTCCGTGGTTTATAAGGTGATTACGAACAAGGGTGAAGAACTGTACATAGATAATCCTAGTCATTTACCCGCACCTAATGACCGGGAAAGAATAGAAGAACCCTATGTCAAGGTAGAAATGATTACTCCAGAAACCTACGTTGGGACTTTGATGGAGTTGTCTCAAACTCGTCGGGGTGTGTTCAAAGATATGAAATATCTCACCCAAGGACGGACTACCCTTACCTATGAATTACCTTTGGCAGAGGTTGTTACGGACTTTTTTGACCAAATGAAATCCCGTTCTCGTGGTTATGCGAGTATGGAATATCATCTGATTGGCTATCGTGAGAATCATTTGGTGAAGTTGGATATTATGATTAACGGTGATCCGGTAGATTCTTTAGCAATGATTGTCCATCGAGATAAAGCTTACAATGTTGGCAGGGCAATGGCTGAAAAGCTCAAAGAACTAATTCCTCGGCATCAATTTAAAGTTCCCATTCAAGCTTCCATTGGTAGTAAAGTTATTGCCAGTGAACATATTCCAGCTTTACGGAAGGATGTACTTGCAAAGTGTTACGGTGGTGATATTAGCCGGAAGAAGAAATTGTTGCAGAAACAAGCCAAAGGTAAAAAGCGGATGAAATCTGTAGGTACGGTGGATGTACCCCAAGAGGCTTTTATGGCGGTGTTGAAGTTAGATCAGAATTAG
- a CDS encoding ribbon-helix-helix domain-containing protein, translating into MNMQPEPNNSETVHTKKVEVSVSLDPELMDQIQHLTNDPSKVIEVAIRQWLRGDVPRDDELTRTPRRIPVPPRGEWND; encoded by the coding sequence ATGAATATGCAACCAGAACCCAACAATAGTGAGACAGTACACACTAAAAAGGTAGAAGTCTCTGTCAGTCTCGATCCTGAGTTAATGGATCAAATTCAGCATCTGACCAACGATCCCAGTAAAGTAATTGAAGTTGCCATCCGTCAGTGGTTGCGGGGTGATGTACCCAGAGATGATGAGTTAACACGCACGCCAAGACGCATACCTGTTCCCCCTAGAGGAGAATGGAATGATTGA
- a CDS encoding ATP-binding protein gives MTITAKNQFPNLFSQNLESTNRSTDDSLPTIGCELIYTQDETGRYLTFDWQYDELLDLETEKIVDDLNQREIFVPVDKVAYLESLQRILTTLVPEKLQCWFKCSQQLIELELTITPIMPRWGQLATTVLVMGRLLPSPVNGQETNQAVKTASKIELSLGGRSVQQVSLRYQKLLNRITRNIRRTLDIDIIWQCTVDSLGKILKLKRCIIFPYQSKNEKVQVIAEYHQPELKPLLGLEIDISATPAFAQAVKTLKPIVTEISILNDSQPQKFLLFATNYQDKPNGLVALSLSPEYKLLTETELELTKELADQLGTAIAHATLYKELEDARLKAEEASRLKSEFLANVSHEIRTPLNGMIGFLKLILEGMADDPEEQNQFVSEAHQLSIHLLNILNDILDIAKIEAGKMELDCSPVKLQELFADVENFTRPQAEMKHLSLQMQMPVTSDEIIVQGNYQRLLQVMLNLVGNAIKFTHEGGVTISADLVIKKAKGKSSKPQAPGMVKVRVADTGIGVSLDKQDKLFQLFSQVDGSRTRHYGGTGLGLTISQKLIEAMGGEVHFYSLGEGLGSTVTFTVPLYQQPVICSPTECDIDN, from the coding sequence ATGACTATTACTGCGAAAAACCAATTCCCAAATTTATTTTCTCAAAACTTGGAGTCTACCAACCGCAGTACAGATGACTCGTTACCAACTATTGGTTGTGAGTTAATATACACCCAGGATGAAACAGGGCGTTATCTGACGTTTGATTGGCAGTATGATGAACTCCTAGATTTGGAGACCGAGAAAATAGTTGATGATCTCAATCAACGTGAAATTTTTGTGCCAGTAGATAAGGTTGCTTATCTGGAAAGCTTGCAGCGAATTTTAACAACGTTAGTCCCAGAAAAGTTGCAGTGCTGGTTTAAATGCAGTCAGCAGTTAATAGAGTTGGAGTTGACAATTACCCCCATTATGCCGCGATGGGGTCAACTTGCAACTACTGTTTTGGTAATGGGTAGGTTGTTGCCATCTCCAGTAAATGGTCAAGAAACAAATCAAGCGGTTAAAACAGCTTCTAAAATAGAGTTGAGTTTGGGTGGTCGCAGTGTCCAGCAAGTATCACTACGATATCAAAAACTGTTAAATAGAATTACCAGAAATATCCGACGGACTCTGGATATAGATATTATTTGGCAATGTACAGTTGATAGTTTAGGCAAAATTCTCAAACTGAAGCGTTGTATTATTTTTCCTTATCAGTCTAAAAATGAAAAAGTCCAGGTAATTGCAGAATATCATCAGCCCGAATTAAAGCCATTACTAGGGCTAGAAATAGATATATCTGCTACACCTGCCTTTGCTCAGGCTGTGAAAACTTTAAAACCAATAGTGACAGAGATATCTATCTTAAATGACTCTCAGCCCCAAAAGTTCTTACTGTTTGCTACTAATTATCAAGATAAACCCAATGGTTTAGTGGCTTTAAGTTTAAGTCCAGAATACAAATTATTAACAGAAACTGAATTAGAATTAACTAAAGAGTTGGCAGATCAGTTAGGTACAGCGATCGCCCATGCAACTCTGTACAAAGAGTTAGAAGATGCACGACTAAAGGCTGAGGAAGCATCCCGGTTAAAAAGTGAATTTCTCGCCAATGTATCCCATGAAATTCGTACTCCTTTAAACGGGATGATCGGCTTCTTAAAGCTGATTTTAGAGGGAATGGCAGATGATCCCGAAGAACAAAATCAGTTTGTCTCTGAAGCTCATCAATTATCAATTCATCTGTTAAATATTCTCAATGACATTTTAGATATTGCCAAAATTGAAGCCGGAAAAATGGAGTTAGACTGTTCACCAGTTAAACTCCAGGAGTTATTTGCGGACGTAGAAAACTTTACCCGTCCCCAGGCAGAAATGAAACATCTAAGCTTACAAATGCAAATGCCTGTCACTTCGGATGAAATTATCGTTCAAGGTAACTATCAGCGGTTGTTACAAGTGATGTTGAATTTGGTTGGTAATGCTATTAAGTTTACCCATGAAGGTGGAGTTACCATTAGTGCTGATTTAGTGATCAAAAAGGCTAAAGGTAAATCTAGTAAGCCACAAGCACCGGGTATGGTGAAGGTGAGAGTGGCAGATACTGGTATTGGTGTTTCTCTAGATAAACAAGACAAGCTGTTTCAATTATTCTCCCAGGTTGATGGTTCTCGTACTCGTCATTATGGAGGTACGGGTTTAGGATTAACCATATCCCAAAAGCTGATTGAGGCCATGGGTGGTGAGGTGCATTTTTATAGTTTGGGTGAAGGACTTGGTTCGACTGTCACTTTTACTGTTCCTCTTTATCAACAACCTGTCATCTGTTCTCCAACCGAATGTGATATTGACAACTAA
- a CDS encoding aromatic ring-hydroxylating dioxygenase subunit alpha → MQQIIPESNSSLNQFGQKSVRKLGINPHHWYVVARSDEVINKPLSVTIWKQAIALYRDSSGKVHALEDRCPHRQVKLSHGQVVANELECAYHGWQFNSQGECAKVPYLAANQKLPSCQIRHYPVKEQDGFIWLFPGNETPKIEPMGLPEWDHLNYIATVSVINTHAHYSYLIENLMDMYHGHLHQDLQAWAEASLQNIDEDENSVHAHYTAQSYYKIDKIWSISQLFFPALRRLHSEPLDVSYVYPHWVSTLGQDFKIYCLLCPINETETKAYLIHFTSLNAFWRLHKLPVWFRKFIKDSLFGAAQKLLDGLVIQDIKMIEEEQQAYLHNQEIKNYELNRALVSVQKLMKTQIEK, encoded by the coding sequence ATGCAACAAATAATACCTGAGTCTAATTCTTCTCTAAACCAATTTGGACAAAAAAGTGTCCGTAAATTAGGAATTAATCCTCATCATTGGTATGTGGTAGCACGGAGTGATGAAGTTATCAATAAACCTTTATCAGTGACAATTTGGAAACAGGCGATCGCACTTTATCGAGACAGTAGCGGAAAAGTTCACGCTTTGGAAGATAGATGTCCCCATCGTCAAGTTAAGCTTAGTCATGGACAAGTAGTTGCTAATGAATTAGAATGTGCTTATCACGGTTGGCAGTTTAATAGTCAAGGTGAATGTGCAAAAGTTCCCTATTTAGCAGCAAATCAAAAATTACCAAGTTGTCAAATTCGCCATTATCCAGTCAAAGAACAAGATGGTTTTATTTGGTTATTTCCAGGAAATGAAACACCAAAAATAGAACCAATGGGTTTACCAGAATGGGATCATCTTAATTATATTGCCACAGTTTCTGTGATTAATACTCACGCCCATTATTCCTACTTAATAGAAAATTTGATGGATATGTATCACGGACATTTACATCAAGATTTACAAGCTTGGGCAGAAGCATCACTACAAAATATTGATGAAGATGAAAATAGCGTTCATGCCCATTATACAGCCCAAAGTTATTATAAAATAGATAAAATTTGGTCAATATCGCAATTATTTTTTCCGGCTTTGCGTCGCTTACATTCTGAACCTTTAGATGTGAGTTATGTTTATCCTCATTGGGTATCCACTCTGGGCCAAGACTTTAAAATTTACTGTTTATTGTGTCCCATCAATGAAACAGAAACCAAAGCATATTTAATTCATTTTACTTCCCTTAATGCTTTTTGGAGACTGCACAAATTACCTGTATGGTTTCGGAAATTTATCAAAGATAGCTTATTTGGTGCGGCCCAGAAATTACTTGATGGTTTAGTTATCCAAGACATAAAAATGATTGAAGAAGAACAACAAGCTTATTTACACAACCAAGAAATCAAAAACTATGAATTAAACCGAGCCTTAGTGAGTGTGCAAAAATTAATGAAAACACAAATTGAAAAATAG
- a CDS encoding YbjN domain-containing protein yields MTSNQETLTPDEFIDELISETSAPNHVELIESVISTLEQDDSAMVSHTDGVYLWKFKYGSVQVFIRLTGLSDEDTITVWSSVLKLPAKDEPRLMRYLLELNCTSTFEARFGITDNQVVVISTRTVAELSPGEISRIITIVATIADDNDDVLIEEFGVA; encoded by the coding sequence ATGACAAGTAACCAAGAAACTCTCACCCCTGATGAATTTATTGATGAACTCATTAGCGAAACATCAGCACCTAATCATGTAGAATTAATTGAAAGTGTGATTAGCACCTTAGAACAAGATGACAGTGCGATGGTGAGCCACACAGATGGTGTTTATCTGTGGAAGTTTAAATATGGGAGTGTGCAAGTATTTATTAGACTCACTGGTTTAAGTGATGAAGATACTATCACAGTGTGGTCATCGGTATTAAAACTACCTGCCAAAGATGAACCCAGATTAATGCGTTATCTATTGGAACTAAACTGTACTAGCACCTTTGAAGCTCGCTTTGGGATCACTGATAATCAAGTAGTTGTCATATCCACACGCACAGTCGCAGAATTATCACCAGGAGAAATTTCTCGGATTATTACCATTGTTGCTACCATCGCCGATGATAATGATGACGTGCTAATTGAAGAATTTGGTGTAGCGTAG
- a CDS encoding biotin/lipoate A/B protein ligase family protein: MAVDRWLLKQHELGKHPSTLRFYTWSPPAISLGYHQKKYPEYWQNLSYQGDKLDLVRRPSGGRAVLHQGDLTYAVVTSGIAENRLQAYTKICEFLISGWRSLGVELNYGQAGRGYIHNPNCFGTATGADLVLEDGSKLIGSAQLRRGKAILQHGSIILQSNADLFEQVFGENTLEAVELPENLDQETIINALTDAACDSFNMQLAVEPFSDAQWEEILALANEDINCQNVQS; encoded by the coding sequence ATGGCAGTTGACAGATGGTTATTAAAACAGCATGAGTTAGGAAAACATCCTTCCACCCTGCGGTTTTATACTTGGTCGCCACCTGCGATTTCTCTGGGTTATCATCAAAAAAAATACCCAGAATATTGGCAAAATCTCAGTTATCAAGGTGATAAACTAGATTTAGTCCGTCGTCCTAGTGGTGGGAGAGCGGTTTTACACCAAGGAGATTTAACCTATGCTGTGGTTACTTCAGGAATAGCGGAAAATCGTTTACAAGCTTATACAAAAATTTGTGAGTTTTTGATTTCCGGCTGGCGATCGCTCGGTGTAGAGTTAAATTATGGACAAGCTGGCCGTGGTTATATTCACAACCCCAACTGTTTTGGAACAGCTACAGGTGCAGACTTAGTTTTAGAAGATGGTAGTAAATTAATTGGTAGCGCCCAACTGCGAAGAGGAAAGGCGATATTACAACATGGTTCGATAATTTTACAGTCAAATGCAGACTTATTTGAGCAAGTTTTCGGGGAAAATACTCTTGAAGCCGTTGAATTACCTGAGAATTTAGACCAAGAAACTATCATCAACGCTTTAACTGATGCGGCTTGTGATAGTTTTAATATGCAGTTGGCAGTAGAACCGTTTTCTGATGCTCAGTGGGAAGAAATTTTAGCATTAGCGAATGAGGATATAAATTGCCAAAATGTTCAGTCTTAA
- the queA gene encoding tRNA preQ1(34) S-adenosylmethionine ribosyltransferase-isomerase QueA: protein MSDLEIQGVDLDRSLSGYDYELPPELIAQNPAVPRDSSRLLVIDSPNTGEEKPALNHIFRDLLNILKPGDLLVMNNTKVIPARLYGHKSTGAEVEVLLLEERQDNCWLALVKPGKHFKLGTEIIFDGDKTLGTELVATVIERDEATGGRLLQFDVPENQSLVQVLEKFGEIPLPPYINASSSTDEQYQTVYAQAQGAIAAPTAGLHFTPELLQKLSDRGIDQAFVTLHVGVGTFRPVEVEDVTTHEMHAEWIEVSNTTVEQIRATKAAGGRIIAVGTTVVRALEGAAQFGDLQPYVGKVNLFIYPGYQWQVVEGLITNFHLPRSSLLMLVSALIGRERLLKIYQQAIASQYRFYSFGDAMLILPEATINVDNG, encoded by the coding sequence ATGTCTGACTTAGAGATACAAGGTGTAGATTTAGACCGTTCATTGTCTGGTTATGATTACGAACTGCCACCGGAATTAATTGCCCAAAATCCGGCTGTTCCTAGAGATAGTTCTCGTTTATTGGTGATAGATAGTCCCAATACAGGTGAGGAAAAACCAGCACTTAACCACATTTTCCGGGATTTGTTGAATATACTTAAACCTGGTGACTTATTAGTGATGAATAACACAAAAGTTATCCCTGCTAGGTTGTATGGACACAAGTCTACGGGTGCGGAAGTGGAAGTATTGCTGTTAGAGGAAAGACAGGATAATTGTTGGTTAGCTTTGGTGAAACCGGGTAAACACTTCAAATTAGGAACTGAGATTATTTTTGATGGGGATAAAACTCTCGGGACTGAACTGGTAGCTACGGTGATAGAAAGGGATGAAGCAACTGGAGGAAGGTTGTTGCAGTTTGATGTACCGGAAAATCAATCCTTGGTGCAGGTGTTGGAGAAATTTGGAGAAATTCCCTTACCTCCTTATATCAATGCTTCTAGTTCTACAGATGAACAATATCAAACTGTTTATGCTCAAGCACAGGGAGCGATCGCCGCACCAACCGCAGGATTACATTTTACACCAGAACTTTTACAAAAATTAAGCGATCGCGGTATTGATCAAGCTTTTGTAACTTTACACGTCGGTGTCGGTACTTTTCGACCAGTAGAAGTGGAAGATGTAACTACCCACGAAATGCACGCAGAATGGATTGAAGTCAGTAATACCACAGTAGAGCAAATCCGCGCTACGAAAGCCGCTGGGGGGAGAATTATTGCCGTTGGGACTACGGTTGTGCGGGCTTTGGAAGGTGCGGCACAATTTGGGGATTTACAACCTTACGTTGGTAAGGTAAATTTATTTATCTATCCTGGTTATCAATGGCAAGTGGTAGAGGGATTAATTACGAATTTTCACTTACCCCGTTCTAGCTTACTGATGCTAGTTAGTGCTTTAATTGGCAGAGAACGACTGTTAAAAATTTACCAACAGGCGATCGCATCTCAATATCGCTTTTATTCCTTCGGTGATGCCATGCTGATCTTACCTGAAGCCACTATCAATGTTGATAATGGGTAA
- a CDS encoding tetratricopeptide repeat protein, protein MSKKLHSYQCLHSLANVSFDKIYKNSGQRLGFMFAVSTFLLLALPTFIELPGNRLLTQVLAQESVVSQDLDAAMFYQMGVTRYNRKDLQKAESAFRQALQRDPNIGLAHNYLGNILMEQNRLDLAVQEYGEAVRINPNFAEAYYNLGLALQKQEKPEEAIAAYRQALVINPEMSVAHYNLGLALYKQELRDEAIAAYQEAIKLDNSNANAYLNLALVFQQEGQIESAISNYRQVIKLAPENTLAYNNLGVLLIIQDQPSEAIEVYQEAIRQNPKNAIAYYNLGVTLYNQGDLKQANQILNRARQEYNQQGNTEQAAKIDEINQKIAQSLEPKPEPKTPTVAPATTPTNNGDVMLPPPETAVPINPTDNSETEEKTLTETTDK, encoded by the coding sequence ATGTCTAAAAAGCTGCATTCTTATCAGTGTTTACACAGTCTAGCTAATGTAAGTTTCGACAAAATTTACAAAAATTCTGGACAGCGATTAGGATTTATGTTTGCTGTTTCGACGTTTTTATTGTTGGCTTTACCGACATTTATTGAGTTACCAGGTAATAGATTATTAACTCAAGTATTAGCTCAAGAAAGCGTGGTTTCTCAGGATTTGGATGCAGCGATGTTTTACCAAATGGGGGTGACACGTTATAACCGCAAAGATTTACAAAAGGCTGAATCTGCTTTTCGTCAGGCTTTGCAACGAGATCCAAATATTGGATTAGCACATAATTATTTAGGTAATATCTTGATGGAGCAAAATCGCTTAGATTTAGCTGTACAAGAATACGGAGAAGCCGTCAGAATTAATCCAAATTTTGCCGAAGCTTATTATAATTTAGGGTTAGCACTGCAAAAGCAAGAAAAACCAGAAGAGGCGATCGCCGCTTACAGACAAGCTTTGGTAATTAATCCAGAAATGTCAGTTGCCCATTATAATCTAGGTCTAGCATTATATAAGCAGGAATTGCGTGATGAGGCGATCGCCGCTTACCAAGAAGCAATAAAATTAGATAATAGTAATGCCAATGCTTACTTAAATTTGGCACTGGTTTTTCAACAAGAAGGACAAATAGAATCGGCAATTTCTAACTATCGTCAAGTCATCAAACTTGCTCCAGAAAATACCTTAGCCTACAACAATTTGGGTGTTTTATTAATTATTCAAGATCAACCTTCAGAAGCTATAGAAGTTTACCAAGAAGCTATTCGCCAAAATCCTAAAAATGCCATAGCTTACTACAATTTAGGAGTCACTTTATATAATCAGGGAGACCTAAAACAAGCTAATCAAATATTAAACCGCGCTCGTCAAGAATACAATCAACAAGGTAACACTGAGCAAGCGGCAAAAATTGATGAAATTAACCAAAAAATTGCTCAATCTTTAGAACCTAAACCAGAACCTAAAACGCCCACAGTTGCACCCGCAACAACTCCTACAAATAATGGTGATGTAATGTTACCACCACCAGAAACAGCAGTACCAATTAACCCCACAGATAACTCGGAGACAGAGGAAAAAACACTAACTGAAACTACAGATAAGTAG
- a CDS encoding TrkA family potassium uptake protein: MNLSSLKFFRSLRKDNNQFAVIGLGRFGRSVCSTLHSLGYQVLATDVDEKLVSEALNDEIVSHAVQLDSTEPAALKEAGIFEFDTVIVAIGNYIQESIITTLNVKEAGVPHVVAKASSEVHRKLLKRVGADHVVFPEYEAGCALARTLTKPSILDRFDLDPDHSIVEVIVPDEFHGKTVAEIQLRNRYGLNLLAVSQNGKFKINPDATKRLERGSAMVVIGCNKDINRLPI, translated from the coding sequence ATGAACCTTTCATCCTTAAAGTTTTTTCGCAGTTTACGTAAAGATAACAACCAATTTGCTGTTATTGGTTTGGGTCGTTTTGGTCGTTCTGTTTGTTCAACATTACATAGTTTAGGTTATCAAGTCCTAGCGACAGATGTTGATGAGAAACTGGTGTCTGAGGCTTTAAATGACGAAATTGTTAGTCATGCTGTACAGTTAGATTCTACTGAACCTGCTGCTCTTAAAGAAGCTGGTATTTTTGAATTTGATACGGTAATTGTGGCAATTGGTAACTATATTCAAGAAAGTATTATTACTACGTTGAATGTTAAGGAAGCGGGTGTTCCTCATGTAGTTGCTAAAGCTTCTAGTGAAGTTCACAGGAAGTTATTAAAAAGAGTGGGTGCAGATCATGTTGTGTTTCCAGAATATGAAGCTGGTTGTGCTTTAGCGAGAACATTAACTAAACCTTCTATTTTAGATAGGTTTGATCTTGATCCAGATCATAGTATTGTTGAGGTAATTGTCCCGGATGAATTTCATGGTAAAACTGTGGCAGAAATTCAACTGAGAAATCGTTATGGTTTAAATTTATTAGCTGTTAGTCAAAATGGCAAATTTAAAATTAATCCTGATGCTACTAAACGTTTAGAACGGGGTTCTGCAATGGTGGTTATTGGTTGTAATAAAGATATTAATCGTCTACCAATTTAA
- a CDS encoding TrkH family potassium uptake protein gives MTVARTICLGFLAVILAGTFLLMMPFSTSNGTWNDPIVALFTSTSAVCVTGLAVVDTGSDFSFVGQLLILMLAQIGGLGYMTTTTFLILLIGRRFDLRQKIAIQQALDRPGMSGSTQMIRSIVATTLIFEITGIFLLLPTFVKDFGWNQGLWLAIFHSISAWNNAGFSLFSDSLVSYQNSRIVVFTIAGLIIFGGIGYQVILDIFLWARDKLLRKPSVIVFSLDFKVAISTTLMLLLLGIIAFFLIEVRNPQTFGNSTFSDQLLLAWFQSVTTRTAGFNSVDIGSMTDAGLFITIAMMFIGASPGGTGGGIKTTTLRVLTSCTKAILQGKEDVLLYDRKIAISLILKAVGVVIGSLATVILATVLISLTDPQLEFIQILFEVVSAFATVGLSTGITSSVSIAAKLILIVIMYIGRVGILLLMSAVLGDPRPSRVHYPEENLLVG, from the coding sequence ATGACTGTTGCTCGCACAATATGTTTAGGATTTCTGGCTGTAATTCTGGCGGGAACATTCCTGTTAATGATGCCTTTTTCCACTAGCAATGGTACGTGGAATGACCCGATTGTAGCACTATTCACCTCAACTTCCGCTGTTTGCGTAACTGGGTTAGCGGTAGTTGATACTGGTAGTGATTTTTCCTTTGTTGGTCAGTTACTGATTTTGATGTTGGCTCAAATTGGTGGTTTAGGTTATATGACAACCACTACATTTTTAATTTTGTTAATTGGGAGAAGATTTGATCTGCGTCAAAAAATAGCTATTCAACAGGCTTTAGATCGTCCAGGGATGAGTGGTAGTACACAAATGATTCGCTCAATTGTGGCCACAACTTTGATATTTGAAATTACAGGAATATTTTTATTACTACCAACTTTTGTTAAAGATTTTGGTTGGAATCAAGGACTATGGTTAGCAATTTTTCATAGTATCAGTGCTTGGAATAATGCTGGTTTTAGTTTATTTAGTGATAGTTTAGTAAGTTATCAAAATTCTAGAATCGTAGTTTTCACAATTGCTGGATTAATTATCTTTGGCGGCATTGGTTATCAGGTAATATTAGATATATTCCTATGGGCGCGGGATAAACTTTTAAGAAAACCTAGTGTTATAGTCTTTTCATTAGATTTTAAAGTGGCAATAAGTACAACTTTAATGCTGTTATTGTTGGGAATAATCGCCTTCTTTTTGATAGAAGTTAGAAATCCGCAAACCTTTGGAAATTCAACTTTCTCCGATCAGTTATTGTTAGCTTGGTTTCAGTCTGTAACTACTAGAACTGCTGGCTTTAATAGTGTTGATATTGGCAGTATGACTGATGCTGGCTTATTTATCACGATTGCGATGATGTTTATTGGTGCTAGTCCCGGAGGAACTGGAGGCGGCATAAAAACCACCACATTAAGAGTTCTTACCAGTTGTACAAAAGCAATCTTACAAGGGAAAGAGGACGTTTTACTTTATGATCGTAAAATAGCTATATCACTAATTTTGAAAGCTGTAGGAGTAGTGATTGGTTCTTTAGCTACCGTGATTTTAGCAACTGTTTTAATTAGTTTGACTGACCCACAATTAGAGTTTATTCAAATTTTATTTGAAGTGGTATCAGCTTTTGCTACAGTTGGTTTATCTACAGGTATTACTAGTAGTGTTTCTATCGCTGCAAAATTAATTTTAATTGTCATTATGTACATTGGTAGGGTTGGCATTTTATTATTAATGTCGGCAGTATTAGGAGATCCTCGTCCTAGTAGAGTTCACTATCCTGAAGAAAATTTACTGGTTGGGTGA